The following proteins are co-located in the Lagenorhynchus albirostris chromosome 2, mLagAlb1.1, whole genome shotgun sequence genome:
- the RGS13 gene encoding regulator of G-protein signaling 13: MSRRNCWICKMCRDDSKRPPSNLTLEEALQWAQSFEKLMATKYGPVVYAAYLKMEHSDENIKFWMACETYKKVASQRSRTSRAKKLYRTYIQPQSPREINIDSSTRETIIKNIQEPTQTCFEEAQKIVHMHMERDSYPRFLKSEMYQKLLKTIQSNNNS, from the exons atgagcAGGCGGAATTGTTGGATTTGTAAGATGTGCAGAGATGACTCTAAGAGGCCTCCTTCAAA cCTTACTTTGGAGGAAGCATTACAGTGGGCCCAGTCTTTTGAAAAGTTGATGGCTACGAAAT ATGGTCCGGTAGTCTATGCAGCATACTTAAAAATGGAGCAcagtgatgaaaatattaaattctgGATGGCGTGCGAAACCTATAAGAAAGTTGCCTCACAGAGGAGCAGAACTTCTAGGGCCAAGAAGCTTTATAGGACTTACATCCAGCCACAGTCCCCTAGAGAG ATTAACATTGACAGTTCGACAAGAGAAACCATCATCAAGAATATTCAAGAACCCACTCAAACGTGTTTTGAAGAGGCTCAAAAAATAGTGCATATGCACATGGAAAGGGATTCCTATCCCAGGTTTCTAAAGTCAGAAATGTACCAGAAACTTCTGAAGACTATTCAATCCAACAACAATTCTTGA